The Peribacillus simplex genome contains the following window.
GCGGAGGGAGGATGACCCCTCCTTCACCCTGGATAGGCTCCAACAGCACAGCAGCAACGTCTTCACCGACCAACGCACAACTTTCAAACGTTTTTCTCATCATATCCACATCACCGAAAGGTACATGACGCACACCTGGAATCAGTGGAATGAACGGTTTTCGGAACATGCCCTTTGCTGTTGCTGATAAGGAACCAAGACTTTTACCATGGAATGATTTTGTCGTTGAAATAATCGTGTATTTGTCACTGTACATTTTAGCCAACTTAAGAGCAGCCTCCACGCTCTCCGTACCGCTGTTCGTAAAGAATGAGTATTTTAAATCTCCCGGCGTGATATCGGCTAGGATCTTTGCAAGCATTGCACGCAATGGATCAAGTAAGTCCTGGCTATGAAGGGCTTGTCTTTGCAATTGATCGGTTACGGCCTTTACTACTTTAGGGTTACGATGGCCAACATTATAAATGCCAAACCCACCTAAACAATCAATATATTTTTTTCCATTAACATCCGTAAAACATGAATCTTGATCAGACCACTCTACCGCAGCGAATTGTGTGTCTTTAGTGACCGTCTTCCGATATTCCAAAAACCCTGGGTTTACATGGTTACGGAAATTCTCGACCGTTTCTTTCGTTACCCATTGGGCATCTTCTTTTGAAATTTCTTTTTGCTCAATTAATTGAAGCACCTTTTTAATATAATCCTGGGTTTCTGATTGGTTGGCTTGAGTTTTACTTTCTACGTTAATTGACATTTTATACTCTCCCTTTTTTTATAAATTTATTGGATGGTTAATTAAGGATGCTTTTGATGAATCTTTAATGCTTACCTCCCTTTTTTTCTTATACTTACTTACCAAGCAAGTACCGTGCCAAGATAATTAACCAATAAAATCGCATTTTTTTTAATAAATACCACTAAACCTATGCAACTTTGCATATAATTATTTTACTTTGCATAATCTATCCTTGGAAAACCATTAAAAAAGCTTACCAAATTCCTTCATAAAAAAAGCCGTTGATAAGTGAATAACATCACTCGTCAACGGCTTTTTTTCAATATGTATTTTTTTCGATCCTCTTACTCTGTTCAGCCAAGACTTTTTGATACTTCCTGCTCACTGATGATTGACTTATCCCCAGCGCTTTTGCCGCTTTCGTCGTAGTTTTATACTGTTTCATGGCCAGCATGATCAATTGCTCTTCAACATGATCCTGGGCTTCCTGCAGCGGAAGGATTCTTGTAATGATGGGTTTTGTTTGTTTAAAGTCACTGCCGACCGGAATGAACCTTTGAATGAAGCCGGCATCGATCATCTCTTCATCTGCAGAGACAACCAATCTTTCAATCATGTTCTGCAATTCACGAATGTTCCCCGGCCATGTATAGACTTCCAGTATATTCAAGGCATCAGGGGAAAAGTGGTAATTCCGCTGATACCTTTCATTCAGTTTTTGCAGAAAATGAAAGGCTAGCGGCGGTATATCCTCCGGCCTTTCCCTTAACGGGGGCACATGTATGGGAATGACGTTCAATCGATAGAATAAATCTTCTCTAAACGTCCCCATCTCGACCATTTTTTCCAGTCTCTTATTCGTTGCTGCAACAATTTGAACATCGATGGAGACAGGTGTCGTACTGCCTATCGGGATCACTTCCTGTTCCTGGAGGACTCGCAGCAGCTTGACTTGCAGATGTATAGGCATGTCACCCACTTCATCAAGGAATAGAACACCGTTATTGGCCTGTTGAAAGTATCCTACTTTCCCATTTTTATCCGCTCCCGTAAATGAACCCTTCGTATAACCAAACAATTCACTTTCGAGGAGGTTTTCCGGAATCGCCCCGCAATTTATCTTCAGGAAAGGTTGCTTGGAGCGCCTGCCCATTTTATGGATAGCTTCGGCTATCACTTCTTTACCCACTCCCGACTCCCCGTTGATTAATACAGTAGATGAAAAATGGGCGATTTTCTGGACTTGGCTGATTATCTGCTCCATTTTAGGACTGGCAAAAATCAACTCTTTATAAAATTGATCTTGCTTTTTGAATGAGTCCAGTTCTTTCTTCATTTCATTTAGTTCCGATTTCAATTGTGCCGTTTCCGTTATATCCCTAGATGCAATGACTATACGCTCTATATCCCCTTTTTCATTGAATACTGGAGTACCGACGGAAAGTACTTTTTTATTCATTTTCGTATCTTGGACAATCGATACTTTCTTTTTTTGTTCAAGGACTAACCGGGGGACCGAAGGATTGAAAATCCCTTCATCTTCTAATTGCAAGAGATTCTTTCCGATATAATCTTTTAAATCCTTTCCCCAGAAACCTGAGATGATGCTGTCACTATAGCGTAATAGCTCCCCTTTTTGATTGACGACCAGAATTTCATCATAGATATTCGCTAAAATGGCATTCAAGTCTTTATTCGAGCTTTTTATCAAATCTATTTCCATGGCCATTTCCTCAACCATCGGTAAATCCTGAACGATGATGATCAGGCCTTCGACTTCTTTTTCATGATTTAAAATCGGGCTATAATCGACAAGCACACTCATGACATCAGTAATCTCCAGCTGATTAAGAATACTGCTCCCGCTGGCAAACACGTTATGTATATGCTGCTTATCGAAGATGTTTGCAGCAGGTTCATTAAGGACTTGTTCTGAAGGTTTTTTTATCATTTTCAAGCCAGATTCATTGAAGTTCACGATATTTTTTTCTTTATCAGCCACAAAAATCCCCATAGGAATGGATGTTAAAATAACATTTAGCAGGTCTAAGTTTTGTTTGCTGTCCTGCTTGAATAATTCAGCTAAAACATCTTCCCTTTTTACATAACCGGTAAGCAGGCCTTCATCCGTTTTTATCAGTACGATAGGTTCACCGATAATTTGAAACAGGAGCGGCATAGAAATGTTTGGATGCAATTTACAAACATTTTCAATCGAGAAAGCATACTGTAAAAGCTGATCGACTGTTGTTACTCTTTCATTTAACGGGAGGTCATCCATGCGGATATAGGCAAATACTTGATTATCCTTCATAAGAAAGAAGAAAGGTTCCTGTATCTCATCAATTTTTTGCTCTGAAAATGTTGGTTGATCAATTGTTATAGATATGAATGGTCTAATTTTATCATCCGGAATAGATAACACAGTTTCACTCTCCTTTTGTAACCCAACCTATATTTTAACACAATTCTGAATTGCAAGATAAAAAATAAATATGTTCAGCTTCTCATACCCAACATTTACCTTTATTCGATCCATAATAAAAGGGGTTCCTTCTAAATGTTAAAACAAAGTGACTTGGAACGGGTGCGTGAGACTCCTCCGTCCAAGGGAGACCCCGCAGGCGCAAAGGGCCGAGGGCGGACCGTCCGTGGAAAGCGAGTGCCCTACGTTCCAATCAACGTTCTATTTTACAAACCCTCAAAAAGACTGTAGACAAACTCAATTATTATCGAGTTTGTCTACAGTCTGAAGGGTTCTTTATTGAACCCTTTTGACCTAAAGATCAGTTATACATCTTTTACTAATTTTTCATTGGACAAAGGGGCATTCATCTTTTCGTACTTAATATCCTCCACAATACTGATAATAGTCGCAATAGTCAGTAAACTAAAAGCCCCGCACATAAGCCGGTACAGAAGGAAAGCTGCTGAAAAGAACGGCTGAACAACAAATAATTGACCATTGGAATGAATAAAATCCATTAGTATCGACCAACCCACCAGAAAACCGGCATATGGATTAATCGACTTTTGCGTAGGCATATGCTGAACCTGCCGATGGAATGACTTTCGCCATCTGTCCATAACTGTTTTCCGTGAAAAGCATCACCATTAAAGCGAGTATGTAGGCTCCAGGAACTACATGTGACATTTCTGCTGCGATGCCATATGTGCTGAACACCGTTGCTAAAGCCATGAATGAAAAACCGAATAGAATAACAGGCATGAAACCTCTCCATTTTCTCATCAGACTTATAACCTCCCCCCTTCGTTTCATCAATAGAGTGGATTCACTGGGCTTCTTCAAAATGAAATAGCGGAGGGGATTCCGTAAACCATTTTGTCCGGTACAGAAGATAACAAATTCCAATTAACGCCCAGACAACCCCTAGGATCAATGAACTCATATCGAGATTAAGCCACAGAATGAATACCGATGCCCCTCCAATAACCGGGGACAGAATAGTTGAAAGAAATCCTTTCATCGTTCGGAAACTTTTGTTTCTTATTGCATGGACGATTACACAAATATTCACGAAAGTAAAAGCAATTAGAGCCCCAAAGTTAATGAGGGAAGCGGCCGTAACCAAATCAAGGAATAAGGCAATCATTGATATGGTCCCGACAAAGATGACATTAAAAAATGGCGTATTGTATTTGGGGTGGACAAACCCAAAAAATTTTTTTGAGATCATTTGGTCACGCCCCATGACATATAACAATCTAGAAACACTAGCATGGGATGCAAGACCGGAGGCAAGGGTACCGGATAAAGTTCCAGCGAGAAAGAAAGCTTGAAATAACTTCCCGCCCACAAAAAGGGCAATTTCCGGGGAAGCCGCCTCAGGATCGCCAAAACGGGAAACATCAGGGAAAAATAACTGTGTAAAGAATGCAGCCGTCACAAATAAAACCCCACCGATCAGGGCAGTCAAAAAGATGGCCCGGGGAATCGTTTTAGATGGATTTGGTGTTTCTTCCGATAATGTAGTGACAGCGTCAAACCCCAGAAACGAAAAACAAAGGATTGTAGCGCCTGTAATGAGTGTCGACATTTCCATATGAGGCCCGATGAATGGCTGAACTGAAAAAACGTCACCTGTTCCTTCTCCACCCATGACCCCTTTGACCACAAGAGCCACAAAAATAATGATGACCAACATTTGAAAGAAAACTAGAAAGCTATTAAAGTTGGCAGCAAAATTAACATTGAATAAGTTAATCCCTGTCATTAAAAGAACAAATGCCACTACCCATATCCACGGGTATACTTCAGGAAAAAGAGCTGTTAGGTATATTTTTGTTAAAATGGCGTTCACCATCGGTAAAAATAAATAATCAAGCATCGATGACCACCCGACAAGGAAGCCTAAATGTGGATTTATCGTTTTTTGAGTATAAGTATAGGATGAACCTGCCTGCGGATAAATTTTCACCATTTTTCCATAGCTGGCTGCAGTAAACAACATCGCCATAAGAGCAATGACATAAGCTGTTGGCACATGCCCCCCCGTTTCTTCTGAAACTATCCCGAAAGTATCAAAAACAACCATCGGCGTCATATAACCAACACCAAGCAATACGATATGCCATAAGTTTAAAGACCTTTTCAGTTGACCTGTTTGCATGTATCCTTCCCCTTCCTTATTTAACCAGAAAAGTTATCCAACTTTCCCGGCCTCCTTTATAATTTTTTTGTTATAATACACTTCGCAATTTTCATACCAAAAAAAAAAGTCGATTTTTAACAAAAAACAAGGAAATAAGTAGAATATTTCATGCAAATTTGAATAACTCATGCAATTATTCATAATCCCTAAAGTTAGCTAAAAGAGAATCAATGATTTTTACCCATAAAAAAAAGCAGAAGATATAAAGATACCTTCTGCTCATTTGACTAAATCCCCCGTGCCGAGGTCAAATTACTAGTTTACTTTCGTTGCATTGTATGCTGATACACGGCAAGGCGCATCATCGAATGCCTAATTTAATGAAATTCTTTTATTAAAATCAACAAACGCGAGGTTAATCCTGCTGTCTGCTATCCAATATGTTAAAAAGTTCTTCCATTTCATTCGTTTTTGAACGATTCATTAAAAGGTCAACTGCCTTTTTCACTTCTTCTCCATTGAATAAAACATCGTACAAGGCTTCTGTGATCGGCATGTTCACTTCGTACTTTTTAGCTAGTTGATAGGCGGCTTTAGTGGTTCTGACACCTTCAACGACCATACCCATGTTTTCCAAAACTTCTTCAAGCTTTTGCCCTTTACCAAGCATATTCCCAGCTCTCCAATTACGGGAATGGACGCTTGTACAAGTGACGATCAAGTCGCCAATCCCAGCTAAACCTGAAAACGTTAGTGGGTTGGCCCCCATGGCCACCCCCAGGCGGGATATTTCAGCCAATCCCCGTGTCATTAATGCAGCCTTGGCATTATCACCATAGCCTAAACCATCCGTAAGGCCGGCACCCAAAGCAATGATGTTCTTCAATGCCCCACCGATTTCAACACCAATCAAGTCGGGATTTGTATACACACGGAAATTATTATTGATAAAGATGTCCTGAACCCTTTCGGCGGCCTTCATATTCTTTGAAGAAACGGCAACTGTTGTCGGGTGACGCAGACTGACTTCTTCTGCATGACTCGGTCCTGAAAGAACCACTATATCTTTAAGCCAATCCGCCGAAGAGACTTCTTCAATCATTTCCGATATACGAAGCAGTGAATCAGGTTCAATTCCTTTACTCACATGAACGATCGTCAATGGTTTATCATGAGCCTCTTTAATCTGACCAAGCACTTCCCTGTAGGCTTTGGTCGGCACCGCCAAAATAATTATTTCAATCCCGGCCAACGCTTCTTTAATGGACGAATATCCTTTAATCCCCAAAGGCAATTCAATCCCAGGCAAGTATTTTTCATTCGTATGATTTTGATTTATTTCATCAATTTGTTTCTGATTATGTCCCCATAATCTCACTTCATGCTGGTTATCAGCTATTACCATCGCTAAAGCAGTTCCCCAGCTCCCTGCACCAATCACAGCGATACTTTCTTTTGCTTTCACCATTGTATAACCACCTTTACTATTTCCTTTGGCGTCCAAAAATTCGTATCGGTGTTCCTTCAAAACCAAAGGCATCCCTAATTCGATTTTCTAAAAATCTCTCATATGAGAAATGCAATAACTCCGGATCGTTAACGAATACAACGAAAGTAGGCGGCTTAATCGCAACCTGAGTCGTATAATAGATTTTCAAACGGTTGCCATTATGAGTCGGTGTCGGATTCATCGCCACGGCATCCATGACCACTTCATTCAATACATTTGTCTGAACACGGATAGCATGATTCTCACTAGCCTGATCGATGACTGGTATTAAGGTATGTGTCCTTTTTCTAGTTAAGGCAGAAAGATAGATGATTGGCGCATAATCCAAGAATAGGAAATGGGCACGGATCTTTTCTTCAAAATCCTTCATCGTTTTTTCATCTTTCTCGATGGCATCCCACTTATTGACGACGATGATGATCGCTCTACCCGCTTCATGGGCATATCCGGCAATTTTTTTATCCTGCTCACGAATACCTTCTTCAGCATTCAGGACCACAAGAACAACGTCTGAACGTTCAATTGCCCTTAATGCACGAAGAACGCTATATTTCTCCGTACTTTCATACACTTTCCCTTTTTTCCGCATCCCAGCAGTATCAATAATGACATATTCTTTACCATTATATTTATAAGGGGAGTCAATCGCGTCGCGAGTCGTTCCTTCAATTTCACTTACAATGACACGATCTTCACCTAACAATGCATTGACCAGTGAAGATTTACCTACATTCGGTCGTCCAATCAAACTGAATTTAATGACATCATCAGCATAATCCTGGCCGCTGAATTTAGGGAAGTGTTTGGCCGCTTCATCCAGTAGGTCACCAAGACCAAGTCCATGAGACCCGGAGATCGGGAATGGATCGCCAAAACCTAACGCATAGAAATCATAGATTTGATCTCTCATTTCTGGGTTATCGACTTTATTTACCGCAAGGACAACTGGCTTTCTCGATTTAAAGAGAATCTTAGCGACCTCTTCATCTGCAGACGTTACCCCTTCACGACCATTCGTCATAAAAATTATCACATCGGCTTCATCGATGGCAATTTCAGCCTGCTGGCGAATTTGTTCTAGGAACGGCTCGTCACCGATATCAATTCCACCTGTATCAATAATGTTAAAATCATGTGTCAACCATTCACCTGAACTATAAATCCTGTCACGTGTTACTCCAGGAACGTCTTCGACAATCGAAACCCGTTCTCCCACTATTCTATTAAAGATTGTCGATTTTCCCACGTTCGGACGACCGACTATCGCAATTACCGGTTTTGGCATTGCTATTCACCCTTTCTGCTACTATATCTCTGTCAAAGTCACGAAATTCATGAATGCATTTATTACGGTTGCTTTTTGCATTATTGATTTTCATTATTTCCTTTTAAAGGAAAAGGCTGTATCCATCATCATATAAAGGAAAATTTCATCAGTAAGAGAATTCCCTACTGATGTTCAGTTAAACGTATCAAGTATTTACAGGCAGTTTGTCCACTTTACTCCCCAGTTCCTCAGGTGAAGTGAAGCTGAACCCTCAGCATGCTAAAACGTGATTATAAACAGCCCAAAAAAATGAAGAAGCTTTCGGCATACTGCTTCCTTTTTAATTATTTAGAGCATTTTACGATTTATCTACAGACCTCTAACTATCCTATAGTAACAAATTTCTCGCCAATCAACAATGATTGTATGCATAAAAGCCTTCCACTTCCAATTGATTCCATTTAAACTGCAGCCTTTTGGATAAAAACGGATAACACCCCATACCTTTTTTCCTTAATCTTTCCCAATACTCCTCATTGATTAAAATTCTCTTTTCTTTGTTTTGATAACAATCTCGATTGGGATGATGAATAAATGTATTGGCCAACAAGCTCCAACATTCTCCACAGTATGTTCGTGCCCAATATCAGCACTGCATTATCATGCCATGCGTATGCAAGGGCCACATAAGACAAAGAGTGATAAACAAGCAATCCAGAATATATGATATCACCCATTATCAAACCGATTAAAAGGACGAACAATCGATGTTTCCAATTTTTAAAAAGTAATAGGATAAGATAATTCAGGAAAATACACAAAAGATAAGAGGGTTTCATGATGAGCCATATCGGATCAAGTAAAGAAAAAAGTTGAAAACTGGCATAGGCGAGAGTGATAATAAGACTTCCGCAGATCAGTTCCATCACCTTGATGATTGATTGTTTCCTAATATACACGCATAGTATAAAGAAAAGATATGGGCCGCTCAAATGCATGGTAAATAAGGAAACCTCCAGTTTATACCCCGTTAATACCATTACGGCTAATAGATGAAAAAGAAAATCAAAACGAAATGGAACCGTTTTTGGAATAAAATACATGACAATGACCCAAACTATCCATGACATCCAATAAAACAAAATTCCATCCATGCAGCATCCCCCTTTTAGGAACATTATGGCTTGTTTATTCAAAGAATAAACGTAAAGGCGGGGATTTAAATGAGGAACTGCAATATTCATCCATAAAACCGTCCCCCTAACATTTTAAAAAGGAGGTGTAAACATGGGTAAAGATCGACAAGAAAAGAAATTGAAAGAAAGTAAACGGGTGGAGTCCGATAGGGACCAATCCTTGGGTCATAAAGGGGCAACAAGAATGGAAAGTCCCGAAGAGGCACGAAAAAGGAATAGCTAAGTTATCCCGAACAAAAAGAAGCATCTCAATCGTTTCAATTGAGATGCTTCTTTTTGTGGAATTCATTTAGCATATGCCGAACAATTTATGCCTCTTTGAGATAACCAATGATAGGTGTTGCCTTTGATGACTATTTTCGCATTCCTTAATTCTGAGATATTACCGCACCCTAGTGCAGTCATGATGATCTTTAAATCTTCATGTATGTAGTTTATTTCTTTAATCAATTGTACCAGGCCAAACTCTTTATGCAGCTTGAGGAAATGTCCGGCTAACCCGACACCTTTCGCTCCTAAGGCCAGGCTTTTTGTAATTTCCAAAGGGCTTTGAATGCCCCCCGATCCAATAACTGAAAGCTGAGGTGAAACATTAACGGCTTCGACTATCGAAGCAGCTGTCGGTATGCCCCATTCATTAAAATATCCGAGTATTTTCGCTCGTCTTTCATTTTCTATTTTAGCAAAATTCGTTCCGCCAAACCCGCCTACATCAATGATCGATACACCAACGGAATGTAATTGCTGCACCGTTTCCTTACTCATCCCAAATCCAACCTCTTTTACGATGACAGGAATTCCGATACTTCTGTTGATTTTCTCTATTCTCGAAAGGGTACCCGCAAAATTCCTATCCCCTTCAGGCATCGTCAATTCATGAATGACGTTAAGATGAATCTGCAGGGCATTTGCCCCGATCATTTCGCTGGCTCGCTTTGCCTGTTCGACTGTTGCTTCACCGCCAAGATTACCAATCAGCACTCCATCAGGATTTTCCTGTCTTACCACTTTAAAGGAGTCTTGCTGACTAGAATCCTTGATGGCTGCCATTTGTGATCCAACCGCCATAGCGATTCCTGTTTCCCGGGCAGCAATGGCCAGGTCACCATTCAATTTTTCAGTTTCAGGGCCTCCGCCACCGGTCATGGCATTTATAAAAATTGGCGAACTTAATTCAAGTCCGCCAACTTCCGCTGATAGGTTCACATTATCCAAGGAAATCCCTGGTAAGCTTTGGTGAATAAACGAAATATCCTCTAGCCCTGTTTTATGCTGCTGACCTGTTTTTAACGCAAATTCTATATGATCTAATTTTCGTTGTTCTCTCTCCAAGGCCCTCACCATTATTATCTTATTTTAGTTTTTTCAATTGATCACCAATCATTTCACCTAGCTGAAAGCCCTTCGATTCTTCAGGAAGCTCATAATCCGATGTGTTGTATTTGGATTGAGGTTCTTCAAGTTCTTTAATGCTCAATGATAGACGTTGATCCGTTTCATTGACATCCAGGACCTTCACTTCGACAGACTGGCCTTCTTTAAGTATTTCTTGTGGTGTTGCAATATGCTTGTGCGAGATCTGTGAAATATGGACAAGACCTTCTACCCCTGGGAAAATCTCAACGAATGCACCAAAAGAAACAAGGCGTTTAACGATACCATCTTGTGTAGAGCCCTTTGCAGCTTTTTCTGCAATTCCTGACCATGGTCCCGGAAGAGTATCCTTTATGGAAAGTGAAATCCTTTCATTATCACGATCAATGGATAGAACTTTCACCTGCACATTATCCCCTTCGGAAACCACATCGGATGCCTTTTCGACATGCTGATGGGATAGCTGGGAAATGTGGACAAGACCATCTACGCCGCCAATATCCACGAATGCACCAAAATCGGTAATCCTTTGGACCACACC
Protein-coding sequences here:
- the der gene encoding ribosome biogenesis GTPase Der — translated: MPKPVIAIVGRPNVGKSTIFNRIVGERVSIVEDVPGVTRDRIYSSGEWLTHDFNIIDTGGIDIGDEPFLEQIRQQAEIAIDEADVIIFMTNGREGVTSADEEVAKILFKSRKPVVLAVNKVDNPEMRDQIYDFYALGFGDPFPISGSHGLGLGDLLDEAAKHFPKFSGQDYADDVIKFSLIGRPNVGKSSLVNALLGEDRVIVSEIEGTTRDAIDSPYKYNGKEYVIIDTAGMRKKGKVYESTEKYSVLRALRAIERSDVVLVVLNAEEGIREQDKKIAGYAHEAGRAIIIVVNKWDAIEKDEKTMKDFEEKIRAHFLFLDYAPIIYLSALTRKRTHTLIPVIDQASENHAIRVQTNVLNEVVMDAVAMNPTPTHNGNRLKIYYTTQVAIKPPTFVVFVNDPELLHFSYERFLENRIRDAFGFEGTPIRIFGRQRK
- the fni gene encoding type 2 isopentenyl-diphosphate Delta-isomerase, with the translated sequence MEREQRKLDHIEFALKTGQQHKTGLEDISFIHQSLPGISLDNVNLSAEVGGLELSSPIFINAMTGGGGPETEKLNGDLAIAARETGIAMAVGSQMAAIKDSSQQDSFKVVRQENPDGVLIGNLGGEATVEQAKRASEMIGANALQIHLNVIHELTMPEGDRNFAGTLSRIEKINRSIGIPVIVKEVGFGMSKETVQQLHSVGVSIIDVGGFGGTNFAKIENERRAKILGYFNEWGIPTAASIVEAVNVSPQLSVIGSGGIQSPLEITKSLALGAKGVGLAGHFLKLHKEFGLVQLIKEINYIHEDLKIIMTALGCGNISELRNAKIVIKGNTYHWLSQRGINCSAYAK
- a CDS encoding YphA family membrane protein, whose product is MDGILFYWMSWIVWVIVMYFIPKTVPFRFDFLFHLLAVMVLTGYKLEVSLFTMHLSGPYLFFILCVYIRKQSIIKVMELICGSLIITLAYASFQLFSLLDPIWLIMKPSYLLCIFLNYLILLLFKNWKHRLFVLLIGLIMGDIIYSGLLVYHSLSYVALAYAWHDNAVLILGTNILWRMLELVGQYIYSSSQSRLLSKQRKENFNQ
- a CDS encoding sigma 54-interacting transcriptional regulator, with protein sequence MLSIPDDKIRPFISITIDQPTFSEQKIDEIQEPFFFLMKDNQVFAYIRMDDLPLNERVTTVDQLLQYAFSIENVCKLHPNISMPLLFQIIGEPIVLIKTDEGLLTGYVKREDVLAELFKQDSKQNLDLLNVILTSIPMGIFVADKEKNIVNFNESGLKMIKKPSEQVLNEPAANIFDKQHIHNVFASGSSILNQLEITDVMSVLVDYSPILNHEKEVEGLIIIVQDLPMVEEMAMEIDLIKSSNKDLNAILANIYDEILVVNQKGELLRYSDSIISGFWGKDLKDYIGKNLLQLEDEGIFNPSVPRLVLEQKKKVSIVQDTKMNKKVLSVGTPVFNEKGDIERIVIASRDITETAQLKSELNEMKKELDSFKKQDQFYKELIFASPKMEQIISQVQKIAHFSSTVLINGESGVGKEVIAEAIHKMGRRSKQPFLKINCGAIPENLLESELFGYTKGSFTGADKNGKVGYFQQANNGVLFLDEVGDMPIHLQVKLLRVLQEQEVIPIGSTTPVSIDVQIVAATNKRLEKMVEMGTFREDLFYRLNVIPIHVPPLRERPEDIPPLAFHFLQKLNERYQRNYHFSPDALNILEVYTWPGNIRELQNMIERLVVSADEEMIDAGFIQRFIPVGSDFKQTKPIITRILPLQEAQDHVEEQLIMLAMKQYKTTTKAAKALGISQSSVSRKYQKVLAEQSKRIEKNTY
- a CDS encoding APC family permease, whose amino-acid sequence is MRKWRGFMPVILFGFSFMALATVFSTYGIAAEMSHVVPGAYILALMVMLFTENSYGQMAKVIPSAGSAYAYAKVD
- a CDS encoding YpzI family protein translates to MGKDRQEKKLKESKRVESDRDQSLGHKGATRMESPEEARKRNS
- a CDS encoding NAD(P)H-dependent glycerol-3-phosphate dehydrogenase codes for the protein MVKAKESIAVIGAGSWGTALAMVIADNQHEVRLWGHNQKQIDEINQNHTNEKYLPGIELPLGIKGYSSIKEALAGIEIIILAVPTKAYREVLGQIKEAHDKPLTIVHVSKGIEPDSLLRISEMIEEVSSADWLKDIVVLSGPSHAEEVSLRHPTTVAVSSKNMKAAERVQDIFINNNFRVYTNPDLIGVEIGGALKNIIALGAGLTDGLGYGDNAKAALMTRGLAEISRLGVAMGANPLTFSGLAGIGDLIVTCTSVHSRNWRAGNMLGKGQKLEEVLENMGMVVEGVRTTKAAYQLAKKYEVNMPITEALYDVLFNGEEVKKAVDLLMNRSKTNEMEELFNILDSRQQD
- a CDS encoding putrescine aminotransferase, whose amino-acid sequence is MSINVESKTQANQSETQDYIKKVLQLIEQKEISKEDAQWVTKETVENFRNHVNPGFLEYRKTVTKDTQFAAVEWSDQDSCFTDVNGKKYIDCLGGFGIYNVGHRNPKVVKAVTDQLQRQALHSQDLLDPLRAMLAKILADITPGDLKYSFFTNSGTESVEAALKLAKMYSDKYTIISTTKSFHGKSLGSLSATAKGMFRKPFIPLIPGVRHVPFGDVDMMRKTFESCALVGEDVAAVLLEPIQGEGGVILPPQDYLKQVRALCDEYDALLILDEVQTGMGRTGKMFASQLYDVVPDILCLAKAFGGGVMPAGAVVANEKVFKSWFDNPFMHTTTFGGNPLACAAAIATIDVLLEEKLPERAAEVGEYFLNGLREVAKEHKDKVLEIRGQGLMIGIEFHKDEVGYDFSKALFDKGILVAGTLINSKTIRIEPSLTIHLDEVDTVIKAFKEVLPTLQS
- a CDS encoding APC family permease produces the protein MQTGQLKRSLNLWHIVLLGVGYMTPMVVFDTFGIVSEETGGHVPTAYVIALMAMLFTAASYGKMVKIYPQAGSSYTYTQKTINPHLGFLVGWSSMLDYLFLPMVNAILTKIYLTALFPEVYPWIWVVAFVLLMTGINLFNVNFAANFNSFLVFFQMLVIIIFVALVVKGVMGGEGTGDVFSVQPFIGPHMEMSTLITGATILCFSFLGFDAVTTLSEETPNPSKTIPRAIFLTALIGGVLFVTAAFFTQLFFPDVSRFGDPEAASPEIALFVGGKLFQAFFLAGTLSGTLASGLASHASVSRLLYVMGRDQMISKKFFGFVHPKYNTPFFNVIFVGTISMIALFLDLVTAASLINFGALIAFTFVNICVIVHAIRNKSFRTMKGFLSTILSPVIGGASVFILWLNLDMSSLILGVVWALIGICYLLYRTKWFTESPPLFHFEEAQ